One Citrus sinensis cultivar Valencia sweet orange chromosome 5, DVS_A1.0, whole genome shotgun sequence genomic window, ataattgcttggcagcaattgaagaaaggcccatggagataactgatgacaagtggaacgagGTAGACGGCAATgccatttctgatctacacttggcacttgcggatggagtattatccagtgtggcagagaaaaatacggcgaaggaaatatgggatactctcacaaaattgtacgaggccaagtcactacacaataaaatcttcttgaagaggaaactctatactcttcgaatggcggaatctacaatggtgaccgaccacatcaacacattgaagactctattttcacaactcacaacgttgggtcataatatagaggaaaatgaacgtgcagagcttctacttcaaagtctaccagattcgtatgatcaactcatcatcaacctgacgaacaacaatccagtggagagtctagttttcgacgatgttgcagcctccgtattaaatgaggagagcagacggaaaaataaggaaaacagacaagcaagttcgcagcaagcggaggcgctatcagtgacgagagggagatcaacggaacgtggccccagtgggagtcaaaatcagggtagatcaaaatccagaagtaagaagaatgttaaatgctacaaatgtggcaagaaagggcacGTCAAGAAGGAGTGTTGGAGTAatcagaagagaagagagggtaaagaacctgagtcatcaaatgctcaggggtgtgtagcaagtacctcggaTGATGGCGAAATACTCTACAGCGAGGCAACAATtgtttcagaaggcagaaaacgactttctgatgtctggcttatagactcaggagctacctggcacatgacctctaggagagaatggttccacacatatgaacctatctcaggaggatctgtatatatgggtaacgatcatgccttggagatcgctggtattggtactatcaaaataaaaatgtttgatggtacaattcgcacaattggagaggtacgacatgtcaacggcctgaagaaaaatctattgtctttgggacaaatggatagtcatgggtacaaaactcatgtggagaatggaattatgaagatcgttaaaggcgcgcttgtattgatgaaggcagaaaagattggtgctaatttattcatgcttaaaggagaaacactacaggaggctgatgcgtgtgtcgcgtcaaatggagaagaatcaacgatgatgtggcatctcaaactcggccacatgtcagaacaaggcttgaagattctctctgagcgaaaattgcttccggggctcaaatcggtaagtttaccattttgcgagcattgtgttataagtaagcagcatagattaaaattcagtagatctattgctagaagtaaatgcattctagacttgattcattctgatgtttgggaatcaccggatatatccatgggaggtgcaaagtacatggtgactttcattgatgattattccagaagatgttgggtgtatccaattaagaaaaagtcagatgtatttcctgtgtttaaagaatacaaagcgcgggtggaacttgaatctggtaaaaagatcaagtgcttgaggacagataatggtggagaatatacagacggcgagtttcttactttctgtaagcaagaaggtattcagagacagttcacggtggcatacactcctcaacaaaatggagtggcagaacggatgaacagaactcttacagaaagaataagagctatgttgaggactgctggtctacccaattcattctgggcagaagcagccaaaactgcctgttatatagtaaatcggtCGCCATCTACAGCTATTGGGTTGAAGACAacgatggagatgtggactggaaagccagctgattattcctacctacatgcatttggatgtcctgtgtacgtgatgtacaatgcccaagaaagaacaaagctggatgcaaaatctagaagatgtatcttcttggggtatgctgatggagtaaaggggtatcgtctgtgggaccccactgcccacaagatcgtcatcagcagagatgttatttttgtagaagatcaactgcaaagaaaagatgaagatgatggcactgtaaaagaaaagtcagagactgTGCCGGTATATGTCGAGAATAAtccagaagattcagattcttctgaagtAGCATCAGAGCACgaggaacaagaaccagttgagtccgaggctccagaagttcgtcggtcaactcgtgagagacgaccgccaacgtggcactcggagtatgtcacagagatcaacgttgcatactgtcttctaacagaggatggagagccttcaactttccatgaagctttaaacagctcagatgttgctttgtggatgacagcaatgcaggaagaaattgaagctctacacaagaacaagacatgggaacttgtaccactaccacgtggaagaaaagccattggaaacaaatgggtctacaagatcaaacgtgatggcaatgaccaagtggagcggtatcgtgCGAGACTGgtagtgaaaggatatgctcagaaagaaggtattgacttcaacgagatattttctccggtggttcgactcacaacagtcagaatagtcttggcaatgtgtgctacatttgacctacatctagagcagttagatgttaaaactgcatttcttcatggagaacttgaagaagaaatttatatgctccaaccagaaggttttgcagaaaaaggaaaggagaacttggtttgcaggttgaacaaatctctatacggtctcaaacaggcgccgaggtgttggtataagagatttgattccttcatcatgagccttggatacaacagactcagttcagaTCATTGTacatattacaagaggtttgaagataatgatttcatcattttactgttgtatgtggatgacatgttggtagcaggtcccaacaaagatcgaatccaagaattgaaggcacagttggctagggagtttgaaatgaaggacttgggaccagcaaacaagattctagggatgcaaattcaccgagacagaaataacaggaagatttggctttctcagaaaaattacttgaagaaaatcttgcggcgcttcaacatgcaagattgtaagtcaatttctaccccacttcctgttaatttcaaattatcctcaagtatgtgtcctagcaatgaagcggagaggaaggagatgtctcgagtaccgtatgcatcagcagtgggaagtttgatgttcgctatgatatgcacaagaccggacattgcacaagcagtgggagcagtcagtcgatacatggcgaatcctggcggagagcattggataactgtgaagaggattctgagatacatcagaggaacctcagatgttgcattatgttatgaagggtcagagtttactgtcaggggctatgtggattcagattttgcaggagaccttgataaaaggaaatccactactggttatgtgtttacacttgcgggagcagctgtaagctgggtttcgaaactgcagaccgttgtggctttatctacaacagaagcagaatacatggcagctacacaagcttgcaaggaagctatctggatacaaagattattggaggagctcgggcacaaacaacagaaaattcctgtgttttgtgacagtcagagtgccttgcacattgcaaggaatccagcttttcattccaggacaaagcacataggagttcagtatcacttcgttcgagaagtagtggaagatggaagtgtggatttacagaaaatccatacgaaggagaacctagcagatgttttgaccaagccgataaatactgataagtttgtctggagtagatcctcctgtggcctagcagaaacgtaggcaacatgattatggcgaagcagataggatggtgtggagattgattgtttttcaatctaatctccaagtgggagaatgtcaaaattattggctGCAGCATCTAGAAGGTTTGAAGAAGCTGCAGCATCTAGAaggtttgaagaagaaaaaatgggcTGGCCGAAATGCTTGAAAaggaaatggaaaaagaagcagtttaaagaagaaaatgaagaacacGGTTTTGAcaaggaaaaattattattaatttaatagccattttttggctataaaagggAGAGCTTCCCATTTCATTGAGCATCCAATTCCATTATTCAGAGAGTAATTTAGAGAGAGTCGAGAGTTGTGAGAAATAATTCTTGCAGAGCAGAGAGTCtagtgagtgagagattgggtgtattggAGTTTTGGGTTGtgagccaaaatattacaatacttgtaatccttatttcactagtaaaatatttccttctgttttcgcccgtggacgtaggctaaaagccgaaccacgtaattttctGGTGTCCAttcttttgtgcttgttctttattttatttccaatttcattttagctgcggtcctgcttcacccaccaatttcctaacagacTTTATACACATCACATTCGCATTTGGTAATAAGAATCAAATGCCTGGTGAAAAAATACTCTACCGACAATCTCAAATTAAAACAAGATCATATAATGGGAGCAAATATATGCCCTCGTTATAAGCACTTACAATTAGCAGTTTGTGACACGGTTGCTCATTTAAATATGAAGTTAGACTGCATATGAGTATTATTAATCATGTTGGGTTTGGATTTAGAATTTTCAACATGTAAAACCACTTGGCTATTAATTACTATATTAATCATATTACATTGACTCGTTATTTTATCCAATACGTAGAGCTGTATATCATATTTAGTGCTACAAAATAAAGTTACTTTAGAAAATGTATTAGAACATGTTAAATTAACGAGTGAGACTTTAGAAAAACACAGTAAAGTATGTGAAATTGGTAATACGATTAGAACACGTACGTTTAATATTCAAATGTGTAGGTCAGGTGACTCTTTGAATTCTTAACACGATTATTTGAATTCAATGTAAGAAACCCTATTATCATACCTCTAAACTTTTCAGTCAAAATTCTCAAACAGTGCTATATGATAAATCATGAATACCTACCTAATTATTTAGACCAAGCCTGGGTAGATATCCGACTAATACAAAATACTTGGCGGTTCAGCTTCGAAATAGGACAGGACGacaaattaatagtattaaaCTCAGTTATGGTAAGCTCGAACATATGATTGGGTATATTGTATATGCACTGAAAATGCAATATGTAGAAATAGAATGGAGCCGTTATTCCTTTTGGTTTAGCTACCATTACCAccatttctaattttctccAGCTATCACTAGCTATTCTCTATAAACATGTATTCCAATTTACTTaccaacaaacaaatgaaactcttaaatcttaatcatattttaaaagttcTAGCTATTAGCTAGCCCAAACCAAAACATCAACAACAAACGAAATGAACTTAATTATTAGCCACGGCCGACGGTACCCTTTTGCTACCTAGCTAGCTTAATTATTCTTCCTCTTTAAGTTACCGCCCGGACTGTCGTGTTCTCCAAATTCTTTGCACGTAATGTCAGTTTATATATGGATCCATGaatttatatacatgtatatatatatatatatataagtatgcttcaaaaaataataataatgatagtaaTGTGACCGATAATGgcagtttttgtttttcaaccactgagaagaagaaatcatACTCTGCTTGTCTTTGCAGAGAAGCCACAATAGGGTTTCCGACTCTAACATGAGTGGGAAGTTTCTTCGAAAATATATAGTGTTCTATGTATGTATTacctatataaatataatgtcaGTCAAATTTggcattttattaaatattgttgGACATAAGAGGAATAAGTTACTATCAATTATATGATGATGGCTCCACTCTCCTTCAATAAGATATACACGATTGACATCTCTTCGTTAAATAGAagcatttgtttttaataactGGATTCCATCCAGCTCATGTCCTGATCATCCTGTTCTTGGTATTTTCATGACCACTTACACTTGTACGTTCTACCGTTCTTGCTGAATATGGACTCCAACTCGAATGACCGATAAGTCATTTCGAGGCACCATGTGCGTGTGACTTGCCATCTGCTGTGTTTTGGAGCCAAACCGACATGATCGTGAATGCCGTTCAACGCCTGTAAGTAGACCACGTGCTTCACACATGATATTGAGCTCAGGAGATCAGACCAAAACGGCACGATTTCATTGCCGTTTCGATATCACTCATGGAGGCATGTGAAAGGCAGGTGTTAGAGGCTGATGGGGGCTACGGCTTCCTAATCCTagtcaaaaagaagaagaataataaaaacataaaagaagaagaacaaaaacaacaaatataattatataaaccGTCAACTAGAGAAATACATATAGCACATCCTATTGATGAAGTGGGGAtctactttaaaaaaaaaaaatcgttttttaaactattaattttctCTAGACTAAAAATAAAGAGCTCATTCTAACTCTTATCTCAATCATaatgaaattgaataaaagctgaactaataataataaagatgtataaaattttaaattaataacaaacttACCTTAAACATTTGTGGCCAGTCAATGTAATTTAAGAAAGATCAAAACCCAATTACCTAataggggtgttcagaatccaatGTGATCTGCTCAATCCGTCTGATCCGTAAAAATCCGATTCGCGGATtagtggattggattgaattgaaaatttgataattcgCAATTGGTGAATTGGATATGGACATACTTTTATAAGTCCACAAAAATCCGTGaatccacaaaaaaataaaaagtatttatttaattaaaaataaaacttataaatatggCATCAGTACTTACccgtaaataaataagttaaaatatagttacattaacactatattattcttatctgataataatataaaataaaaaataattaaataaacaactaTAACTtcctaaatagttaatttccaTATACTGATCTAaacaaatgagttttttttttctttttgatgtgttatattttgaaactttaaatgtattttctagctttatttaaacaattaatttatttaaatcttatttaattttaaatttgatcggtagtaaaattatttttatattaaatttttttatttagctaGTTCGtgcatttgataaaattaaaaattctttaGTCCGTAAACCAATTcgcaaaatggtggattggatatggatttggTCAAATCCGCATCTGATCGGCAAACGTATGAATtgaatttagattaaatttcatcaattcgtggattggattgaattgaaaatttataattcgcaaaatcatggatcggatatggattgatgtcaAATACATAAAATCTGATTCGCGAACACCCTTATTACCTAGGGAAAGCAAATAAAGCTCGGCTCAGCTCAGCTCAGTCTTAAAGAATTCCACATCCAATCCAGAGGAGTCCTGAAGCAGACTCTGCGGTGCtgcttttctttgttatttggTACACAAAATAGCAGCAACTGGCAACACCGACAGCAGTCTCCGAAGAGAAGATATGAGGAACAAAGACAGCAGTACACAGGCGAAGGCAACTGCAAAGCTCTCTCGGATGGCTTATCACGCTTGGTCCTTTGGGACCAGCACACATTTTGTGTTCCATGATGTTGGCTGGTGGCATGGGGTGACCGCTGAGGTTAGGGCTGTGCTTGACCCCTGGCTCGAAGCTCGGAGGGCTACTCTTCAGGACATAAGGACGCAGGCCGAGTATGATGGCTAGTATTACAACCAGTTTTTGGTGGTGAATGATTGTTTGCACCGCCACCGCCATGCTGCTAattggactttttttttttttttgggatgtTGATGAGTATATTGATTGACCTGTTGGTAATACTTTGGAATTGGTCCTTGATGCGTTCTCCGATTATACTCATTTCACTATTAAGCAGAATCCCATGTCCAGTGTGCTGTGCTTGAATGATCGCACTACTCACCTTAAGATTATTCCAGGTAATATTGGTAGTCtgtttaatgtttaattttacaattatcaCACAAGGCAAAGCAACAATTAGCACTCAcaacaacaattaattaacaaaacgATTGGGGTTAGAGAATGCAATTCAAGCTACGATTGCGTATGCTACAGGTGTGCACGTGTCAGAGAATGTAATTAGCAAGACCTTGCACGAGATAAAGAttcattattatcattacCACAACACCATAACTGTGCACGAGGAAGTGTGCGGGGAATTAGTCCCCCCGTCCCCCTCGGCCAACCAATATCCCTACGTTTTAGAACACATTATGAAGAAACTTGCTAACACAATCAAGCAATTTGAGCACAAAACCATTGGATCGATCGGAGATGTACCACTAATTTCACGATGCATGATGCCTACTATATCATGCTAGTGCATCATCAGCTCACCTCAGCCTCAGAGTGAGACCcgcataattattaattagccCGCCCACATCCATCTTCCATAATCTTCAAATGCTGTCTGTGCATGTGCAAATAGTACTgatcatattatatttacttACGTATATTACTGCTATTCTGCAAAAGCTAGCTTAAATggctttctcttttataaaattcattaatgtGCGTGTGTGTAATTCATGTCCTGGTCCAGATTCCAGAACCTTGCagtatatgaaaataatgaagaaaattcaaatgTACGTAGACGGTATCCGCATCCCCTCCTCTTGCGTTAGGTAGTCAATAATACAACGATTAGAAGAACAAACCAATAATTGCTTTTGTCTTGATTTAGGTTGCTTTACTGGATGTCCCAAAGCTGTCTTTTC contains:
- the LOC102618222 gene encoding LOW QUALITY PROTEIN: galactan beta-1,4-galactosyltransferase GALS1 (The sequence of the model RefSeq protein was modified relative to this genomic sequence to represent the inferred CDS: deleted 1 base in 1 codon; substituted 3 bases at 3 genomic stop codons) translates to MRNKDSSTQAKATAKLSRMAYHAWSFGTSTHFVFHDVGWWHGVTAEVRAVLDPWLEARRATLQDIRTQAEYDGXYYNQFLVVNDCLHRHRHAANWTFFFFWDVDEYIDXPVGNTLELVLDAFSDYTHFTIKQNPMSSVLCLNDRTTHLKIIPGNIGSLFNVXFYNYHTRQKNAIQATIAYATGVHVSENVISKTLHEIKIHYYHYHNTITVHEEVCGELVPPSPSANQYPYVLEHIMKKLANTIKQFEHKTIGSIGDVPLISRCMMPTISC